DNA sequence from the bacterium genome:
CGTGCGCCGCCAGAACAAGCCCAGTTCGTTCTTTGTCTGCGGTCATGCGCAGAAAAATGTCGAGAACATGTGCCAGACCGGACCGGACAACATCTCGGTGGATGAAAACATTCCGCTGGATTTTGTTAAAAAAACCTGTGAGAAATATCATGTCTCCTTCGGCGGCAACCTGCAGCTCACGGTGGTGTTGCTGCTGGGCGCCGACATCGACGTCAAACGCAACACCCTCGAGTGCCTTGATATCGGCGGCGACACCGGCTTTATTCTGGCCCCAGGCTGCGACCTGCCCTATGCCACGCCGGCCGGCCATCTGCAGCTCGTCACCGATCTGGTGCGCGATCCCTATCAGCGCCAGGTGGCGCGCGAGCTGATCAGCGGCCATCAGCAGGCGGGCGAAACCCTGAACCTCAGCGAATACGGCCGCTCGGATAAAGTCATCGTGGATGTGATCACCCTGGACTCTGAATCCTGCGCCCCTTGCCAGTACATGGTGGAGGCCGTGCGCTCTGCAGTGGACAGCTTTAAAGGCCTGGTGGTCTGGCGCGAACATAAAATCAAAGAGCGCGAGTCGGTGGAGTTTATGATGGGACTGATGGTCAAGAACATTCCCACCATCTGCATCGACGGCCGCATCAAGTTCGTCAGCCTTATTCCTTCCCGCCAGGAACTGATCAAAGCCATCCAGGAGCGCATCAATGAAAAATATTCCATCAAGATGTGGCAACATCGCGGACGACTGCTGGTGTTGACCGAGGACAGCGAAGAGTGCCGGCAGACCATGGAGAACCTGCATCAAGCACAGATGGAACTGGGCAGCCTGGTGGAAATCCGGCAGATCTCTGACCCCAACAAAATCGCCGACTTTCAGGTCAACGCCCTGCCCGCTGTCATCAGCGTCACCGAACGAATCAAATCCGAAGGCCGGGTGCCGTCGGTCGAAGTCATCAAAGAATGGCTCAAGGTGCTGGAATGATCCCGACTATTTTACTCACCGGCTTTCTCGCTGCCGGTAAAACCACGCTGATGAACCGGCTCATCGCCCACTATAAAGGCCGGCGCACCGTGGTGCTGGTGAACGAGTTCGGCCAGGTGGGCATCGACGGCGCCCTGCTCATCGAGGGCGACTATCGACTGGTGGAGCTGAACAAGGGCAGCCTGTTCTGCATCTGCGTGCGCACCGACTTTATCGACGAAGTGGAGCGCATCGCCACCCAGCTGCAGCCGGAGCTGCTGCTCATCGAAGCCACCGGCCTGGCCGACACCACGGAAATGGAACGCATGCTGGCGCTGCCCCATCTGCGCCGCCACATCGATCTGCAGGCCTGTCTCGCCCTCGTGGATGCGACCTCTTTTTTCAAGATCGTAAAATTTTTGAACGCCCCCATCGCTCAGGTCAAAAGCGCAGACCTGATCCTGTTGAACAAAACCGATCTCGCCACCCCCCAGGAGCTGGCCGCCACCAAACAGACGCTGGCCGGCCTCGCGCTGACCGCGCCGGTCATCGAAACCCAACACGCCCGGTTTTCTCTCGACCAACTGGATCGCGTCCGCCGGCCCCGCCATGAGGCTGTGGGCGAGGTGGGCGACGGTCGGCCGGACCCGGTGCAATCGAAAACCTTTACCGGTGTCGGCTCGCTGAGTCGTAAAACCTGGCAAGCCCTATGCGAAAAGATAAAGGACAACCGGCTGCGCGCCAAGGGGTTCGTCACCATCGAAAATCAAGTCTTTTATGTGGACGCTGACATGGAGCGCTGGACCGAGACCTCATTTCCCGCCGGGGAAAAGGGAAAGAATCAACTGGTGGTGATCGGCCTGGATATTCCCGACCTTCCCGACCTGTCGGAAAACTGATCGTCGTCAACTGAAAATGAAAACGTCAGCAACGCTCACTTGCCGGCGTGTTTTACCCTCGCGTGTCCATGTAAGAGTGGCGGGCGAGAACAATCTGTCACCTGAATGCGGCCGCGGTTCATACGGCAACGCCGGATTGATTCACTCGCTGCCGTGAAAAACATCAAAACGCATTCCAAATCGTCGTCATCTCGCGGGAAAAATTTTCATCATTTTTCTTGCATTTCTTTGCCGTTTTTTGTAACGTTAAAGAAATCAATGGTCGATTCGTGTGAGGGGTCAGATGACGAAGAGAGCGCAATCAAGTTCATTTCTTGAGCTGGATTGCGCTTTTTTTTATTGAACAGCATCCAAAGGGCTGCGCACACCGAGGCCGCCGCGGTTGAGCACATGGGTGTAGATCATGGTGGTCCGCACATCGCTGTGTCCCAGCAGCTCCTGCACGGTTCTGATATCGTAACCATTTTCAAGGAGATGGGTGGCGAAGGAGTGGCGAAACGTGTGGCAGCCGGCA
Encoded proteins:
- a CDS encoding GTP-binding protein; this translates as MIPTILLTGFLAAGKTTLMNRLIAHYKGRRTVVLVNEFGQVGIDGALLIEGDYRLVELNKGSLFCICVRTDFIDEVERIATQLQPELLLIEATGLADTTEMERMLALPHLRRHIDLQACLALVDATSFFKIVKFLNAPIAQVKSADLILLNKTDLATPQELAATKQTLAGLALTAPVIETQHARFSLDQLDRVRRPRHEAVGEVGDGRPDPVQSKTFTGVGSLSRKTWQALCEKIKDNRLRAKGFVTIENQVFYVDADMERWTETSFPAGEKGKNQLVVIGLDIPDLPDLSEN